A stretch of Pelecanus crispus isolate bPelCri1 chromosome 3, bPelCri1.pri, whole genome shotgun sequence DNA encodes these proteins:
- the CALHM5 gene encoding calcium homeostasis modulator protein 5, whose translation MDGFQTILKFFMNRKTAIGYSFMALLTMGGERVFSLVAFRCPCSNENFRYGLVFLFSPAFVLLVIGYFLNSKTWKLFTGCWVNPRKIFPRGNTCHFFYVFGQITLNALVAPVMWLSVALLNGTFYECAMSGLKNPAYLQAVCHSKSAKCFEELHKVACDKSSMPFSESDELKRTLQAQSQILGWCVIVTTALLSLLTTCCASCQSKVSHLQLMFWRVYTEKEKEQLEQIFQLYATKLSERNLKCFFENKEPEAIPLPAFQAWEDASQLYSFSSSKQHYSTIHKLVEEGQKEINEERETMLDFEDRREIP comes from the exons ATGGATGGTTTCCAAACAATCCTGAAATTCTTTATGAACCGGAAAACCGCTATAGGTTACAGTTTTATGGCGCTGCTGACAATGGGAGGTGAACGTGTGTTTTCTCTTGTTGCTTTCAGATGCCCCTGCAGCAATGAAAACTTCAGGTACGGTTTGgtatttctcttctccccagcttttgttttgctagTTATTGGATATTTCTTGAACAGCAAGACCTGGAAGCTCTTTACAGGCTGCTGGGTGAATCCCAGAAAAATATTCCCCAGAGGGAATACCTGCCATTTCTTTTACGTCTTTGGACAAATCACTTTAAATGCTCTGGTAGCCCCAGTGATGTGGCTTTCTGTGGCTTTGCTCAACGGGACTTTTTACGAATGTGCCATGAGTGGCTTGAAAAATCCTGCCTACTTACAAGCAGTTTGCCACAGCAAAtctgcaaagtgctttgaagagCTACACAAGGTAGCCTGTGACAAAAGCTCCATGCCCTTTTCAGAGAGTGATGAACTGAAACGAACTCTTCAAGCACAGTCCCag aTTTTAGGCTGGTGCGTGATAGTTACCACagctcttctctccctgctAACCACTTGCTGTGCCAGCTGCCAGTCGAAAGTCAGCCACCTCCAGCTGATGTTCTGGAGGGTGTAcacagagaaggagaaggagcaaCTGGAGCAAATTTTCCAGCTGTATGCCACCAAGCTGAGTGAGAGAAACCTGAAGTGCTTTTTTGAGAACAAGGAACCAGAAGCAATTCCCCTGCCAGCTTTTCAGGCATGGGAAGATGCTTCCCAGCTCTACTCTTTCAGCAGTAGCAAACAGCATTATAGCACAATTCACAAGCTAGTTGAAGAAGGCCAGAAAGAAATCAATGAGGAAAGAGAGACAATGCTGGACTTTGAAGACAGAAGGGAAATACCATAg
- the CALHM6 gene encoding calcium homeostasis modulator protein 6: MSKSNEVLDFCIRHKTVLSYSLVSLLTAVGEHIFSSVVFKCPCDSGNMLYASIFLIVPAFVLFLFGYTVNTRIWLLLTGSCRLEKGGSCSPRATCRRYCQVLVPVTARALVAPLTWIAVALLGANVYECAASGNSMIKNLVCKDKGEKCHNLLSKTPCDENLKTRVEFLSLQAQSQLIGLFLIAGITTVALVSTCVSHCWSPFSYLQFKFQKIYSKTERELFEIKAKEHATRLAERNLGCFFKATDPAPFQTPSNKDWQMISLLYASSSEEQYYSTLHKYINTKRGNAVGIREEDQNPSVLGLVDEISASESGL, encoded by the exons ATGAGTAAGTCAAACGAGGTGCTGGATTTCTGCATCCGTCACAAGACTGTGTTGAGTTACAGCCTGGTGTCCCTGCTGACAGCTGTGGGCGAGCACATCTTCTCCTCTGTGGTGTTCAAGTGTCCCTGCGATTCTGGGAACATGCTGTATGCCTCCATCTTCCTCATAGTGCCTGCCTTCGTCCTCTTTCTTTTTGGCTACACGGTGAATACCAGGATATGGCTCCTGCTGACAGGCAGCTGCCGCCTGGAGAAGggtggcagctgcagccccagggcaaCCTGCAGACGCTACTGCCAGGTGCTGGTGCCGGTGACAGCCAGAGCCTTGGTGGCCCCCCTCACCTGGATCGCGGTGGCCCTGCTCGGAGCCAACGTCTACGAGTGCGCAGCCAGTGGGAACAGCATGATAAAGAACTTGGTGTGTAAAGATAAAGGGGAAAAGTGCCACAATCTGCTGTCCAAAACACCCTGCGACGAGAACTTGAAGACACGGGTTGAATTCCTCAGCCTTCAGGCACAGTCCCAG CTGATAGGATTGTTCCTGATAGCCGGCATCACGACTGTGGCACTGGTTTCAACATGTGTCAGTCACTGTTGGTCCCCGTTTAGCTATCTTCAGTTCAAGTTCCAGAAAATTTACTCGAAAACCGAACGTGAACTCTTTGAGATCAAGGCTAAAGAGCATGCAACCAGGCTGGCAGAAAGAAATCTTGGCTGCTTTTTTAAAGCCACTGACCCAGCACCGTTTCAGACTCCCAGCAACAAAGACTGGCAGATGATTTCATTGTTGTATGCCTCCAGTTCAGAAGAGCAGTATTACAGCACGCTACACAAGTACATTAACACAAAGAGAGGCAACGCTGTCGGAATCAGGGAAGAAGATCAGAATCCCTCTGTTTTAGGACTTGTGGATGAAATAAGTGCAAGTGAATCAGGGTTATAA